In Nasonia vitripennis strain AsymCx chromosome 2, Nvit_psr_1.1, whole genome shotgun sequence, a genomic segment contains:
- the LOC100115151 gene encoding uncharacterized protein LOC100115151 has translation MRSRGRALTCDNRLREGLVLSTIEVAQLDTICRHLFTSVKMLRFVLLVGAAVSAQASMYSMDMKPDHFMSNMLLRDLIERMGSELADAAGDNYLDERESASSGMRGLPDKEIPLEMPIDYEAIDAINPKASIRDQEYLQHSTLWSHQQLNNYKTNDRHRIKPGAQAASKNSEKGEKSPENQLPAYCTPPNPCPVGYTSENHCIENFENTAAFSRDYQSAQDCMCDSEHMLDCPSSADTDNNVVPGMPITNADFDQIVERFQEENPFFRGEKLPIAAKKGINVGGF, from the exons ATGCGCTCTCGCGGCCGCGCTCTGACGTGTGATAACCGACTGCGAGAGGGACTCGTCCTCTCGACCATCGAAGTTGCACAGCTCGACACGATCTGCAGGC ATCTTTTCACATCCGTCAAGATGTTGCGATTCGTTCTTCTGGTCGGTGCTGCCGTCAGCGCTCAGGCGTCCATGTACAGCATGGATATGAAG CCTGACCACTTCATGAGCAACATGCTCCTGCGAGACTTGATCGAGCGGATGGGTAGCGAGCTGGCCGACGCCGCCGGTGACAACTACCTGGACGAGCGCGAATCAGCCTCATCTGGTATGAGGGGTCTACCCGACAAGGAAATCCCTCTGGAGATGCCGATCGATTACGAGGCGATAGACGCGATCAACCCAAAGGCGAGCATTCGAGACCAGGAGTACTTGCAGCACAGCACTCTCTGGAGTCACCAGCAGCTCAACAACTACAAGACCAATGACAGGCACAGGATCAAGCCCGGAGCGCAGGCCGCGAGCAAGAACTCCGAAAAGGGCGAGAAGTCGCCGGAGAATCAGCTGCCAGCCTACTGTACGCCGCCTAATCCTTGCCCCGTTGGATATACCA GTGAGAATCACTGCATCGAGAACTTCGAGAATACGGCGGCTTTCAGTCGTGACTACCAAAGTGCTCAGGACTGCATGTGCGACTCCGAGCACATGTTGGATTGCCCCAGTTCGGCGGACACCGACAACAACGTCGTACCTGGAATGCCCATCACAAATGCGGATTTCGATCAAATCGTCGAACGATTCCAG GAGGAGAACCCGTTCTTCCGAGGTGAGAAATTGCCGATAGCGGCGAAAAAGGGAATCAATGTCGGCGGTTTCTAA